The region CTTTATAGTATTTGGTGTATTTATGTTATTTTTTGCTTGGTTTGGTTTCAACGCAGGAAGTCTCTTAGCTTTTGAATTTCAAGTTACTTCTATCTTAATGAATACATTAATCTCAGCTGTTATGGGTGGTATTGGTGCTTGGTTTATATCTTTAGTTTTTAAAGAAAAACTTGAAGTTGAGATTTTAAGCTTTGGTATTATCGCTGGGTTAGTTGGTATTACAGCAGGTTGTAATTCATTAAATCTTTATGAGTCAGCTTTTGTTGGATTTATATCAACTTTTGTGATGCACTTTTCAGACCAATTTTTGACAAAAAAACTAAAAATAGACGACCCATTAAGTGCAATAAGCATCCATGGATTTGCAGGTGCGTGGGGAACTATTGCTGTTGGTATTTTTGCTATGCCAACAGATGGTATGTCAAGATTAGACTTTATTACAATTCAAACAATTGGTGTATTGAGTGCTTTTATTTTTTCTTTCATTTTAGGACTTATACTATTTCTATTTTTATACAAATTAAATCTTTTAAGAGTTAGAAAGAAACATGAAGTATTAGGTTTAAACACAAGTGAACACAATGCAAGACTTCCTTGGGTTGAGACTATTGAGAGTATTATAGGTATTATGAAAACTGGGAATGTTCAAAAAAAGGTTTATGAAGAAAGAGATACTGAAGTTGGAATTGTTGCAAGATTTTTTAATATCTTATTGGAAAACTTGAGAGAACAAAATAGTAAATTAAGTACTAGCAATAAAAACCTACATAAAAAAGCTTTTTTTGATACCTTGACAAAAGTATTAAACAGAGCTGGTTTATTTGAAAGGATAAATAAAAACTTTTTATCTAAAGAGTATTGTGTTGCTATAATAGATATTGATAAGTTTAAATCAATAAATGACACCTTTGGTCATGATATTGGAGATTCAGTATTAAAAGAGTTATCATCACTAATCTCAAGTAAAGTCAGAACTGATGACTTATTTGCTAGATGGGGTGGAGAAGAGTTTGTATTGATTTTAGATACAAATAATTTAGCAATAGCTCAATCTATTTCTGAAAAAATAAGAAAAGAGGTGGAAAGCTTCCATTTCACAAAAGTAAAAAATGTTACTGTATCTATGGGAGTTAGTAGTTTTAGAAACAATGAACAAGAATTTGATGATGTTTTAAAAAATGCAGATAAAGCTTTATATGAAGCAAAAGAATCAGGTAGAAATAGAGTTCATGTATTTTAAAAGAGGTAAAAAACCTCTTTTATCTTCTAGATAAATATATTCCTACAGCTTGTAGTTTTTTACCTTTCATATTTCCACATAATTGATTTTTAGCAACATAAGCTTTTGCTTGTGCAGTTGAATCAAAAGTCATATCAGTTTTTTTACACATTTTATTATAAACTTTTTCACCCATTTTTTGCATTTTAGCTTGCTTTGCTGCAATCATAGCTTTCTCTTTTTCTAAACCTTTTGCTACTATTGCATATATTTCGTCAAATGATTTAATCTCACCACCATTTTCTTTTTGAAAAGCTAGTGCATCTGCTTTATCTTTAAATGCATATTTACTAGTCATTGTCATCGTACCAGGTTTAGAACTTCCAACAACATAAAAAGCATCTTTAACACTAATAAATTTTAATGATTTATTATCAACAACACTCATATCAGTTAATTTTGC is a window of Halarcobacter sp. DNA encoding:
- the amt gene encoding ammonium transporter; the encoded protein is MSDINLLWILISSFLVFLMQFGFSLIETGTVRTKNTINVAMKNLIDTIFSIVVFWLIGFGLMFGTDSFGLIGTDKFLIDGSDLELNAIFFFQAMFAATAITIISGAVAERIKFNGYIVVAVLVTAFIYPIVGHWAWNENGWLAQLGFVDFAGSTVVHSLGAWVGLAGTIVLGPRLGKFRNGKVKYFAPSNHNFIVFGVFMLFFAWFGFNAGSLLAFEFQVTSILMNTLISAVMGGIGAWFISLVFKEKLEVEILSFGIIAGLVGITAGCNSLNLYESAFVGFISTFVMHFSDQFLTKKLKIDDPLSAISIHGFAGAWGTIAVGIFAMPTDGMSRLDFITIQTIGVLSAFIFSFILGLILFLFLYKLNLLRVRKKHEVLGLNTSEHNARLPWVETIESIIGIMKTGNVQKKVYEERDTEVGIVARFFNILLENLREQNSKLSTSNKNLHKKAFFDTLTKVLNRAGLFERINKNFLSKEYCVAIIDIDKFKSINDTFGHDIGDSVLKELSSLISSKVRTDDLFARWGGEEFVLILDTNNLAIAQSISEKIRKEVESFHFTKVKNVTVSMGVSSFRNNEQEFDDVLKNADKALYEAKESGRNRVHVF
- a CDS encoding nitrous oxide reductase accessory protein NosL — translated: MKKMAMFLLSILAISITLNASDMKKPKMAYQAVPAQKATLVQKGEEKNYCPICGMTLPMFYKTNHAAKAGDTHKQYCSIHCMVEDIELNGAKLTDMSVVDNKSLKFISVKDAFYVVGSSKPGTMTMTSKYAFKDKADALAFQKENGGEIKSFDEIYAIVAKGLEKEKAMIAAKQAKMQKMGEKVYNKMCKKTDMTFDSTAQAKAYVAKNQLCGNMKGKKLQAVGIYLSRR